The following proteins are co-located in the Corynebacterium kalinowskii genome:
- the lspA gene encoding signal peptidase II, protein MERVKGEGRSYVKLMAIIAILAATIDQVTKAIMLATLEPGIPQPVIGDWFRFYLLFNPGAAFSMGTNSTWLFTTIQLCFVLGIAWYSRMVPEKWQAIGLALIAGGALGNLIDRLFRDPGFYFGHVVDFISVGSFAVFNIADSCITIGVICFVFGVMREDRAHA, encoded by the coding sequence ATGGAACGCGTGAAAGGTGAAGGTAGGAGTTATGTGAAACTGATGGCGATTATTGCCATCCTGGCCGCAACGATCGACCAAGTAACAAAAGCGATCATGCTGGCCACGCTGGAACCGGGAATTCCACAGCCGGTGATCGGCGACTGGTTCCGCTTTTATCTCCTGTTTAACCCCGGCGCCGCGTTCTCCATGGGCACCAACTCCACGTGGTTGTTCACCACCATTCAATTGTGCTTCGTGCTCGGCATCGCCTGGTATTCCCGTATGGTTCCGGAAAAGTGGCAGGCTATTGGATTAGCACTCATCGCAGGTGGGGCGCTCGGCAACCTCATCGATCGCCTGTTCCGCGATCCTGGCTTCTACTTCGGTCACGTAGTGGATTTCATCTCCGTGGGTAGTTTCGCGGTATTCAACATTGCGGATTCCTGCATCACCATCGGAGTGATCTGCTTTGTGTTCGGCGTCATGCGAGAGGATCGGGCCCATGCGTGA
- a CDS encoding ABC-F family ATP-binding cassette domain-containing protein has translation MPALFRLDRVSFSYPTRRVLTDISFTVTPGRIAGLIGENGAGKSTLLSLLAGSAPDVGAITRPPRVGLIEQETTLPPNAPASTLIDAAVADIRQLEADIERLGAEMAHRDVTEEFDLALARAEQAGAWTLDARVAEVLAGLGLEGVPASTAIGDMSGGQRRRYALAALLLRPADGLLLDEPTNHLDANTVDFLIGELERFPGPVIAASHDRWFLDNCATDIIDLDPALGAEGGYGEDSRQGALYTGSFSDYLEWRAAARRRWEHDFAIQEQTRLELENKLGISESDVFHSTVSKSESRISAKFYSDRAAKTVGNRLSATRARLAELERFEIPEPHPALSFSRQLDTMKFGTSEPLLRLEKIAVPGRLAPLTFELFAGESVLVTGPNGAGKSTLLGVVAGEIAEFTGTRTVFDGARIGYLPQDVKWPSLDATPAQYCASLVELGLLDDGHMHTPMRELSLGQQRRVAIGMVLSDPPPVLLLDEPTNHIALALAEDLEAALASYPGVCIIASHDRWLRSRWQGRRLDLSPR, from the coding sequence ATGCCCGCACTCTTTCGTCTCGACCGCGTCAGCTTCTCTTATCCCACGCGCCGTGTCCTGACCGACATTTCCTTTACCGTCACCCCAGGCCGCATCGCCGGCCTGATCGGTGAAAACGGTGCTGGGAAGTCCACTCTCCTTTCGCTGCTCGCAGGCAGCGCCCCCGATGTCGGCGCCATCACCCGGCCGCCCCGCGTCGGGCTCATCGAGCAAGAAACGACCCTGCCACCCAACGCGCCAGCAAGCACGCTTATCGACGCCGCAGTCGCCGACATCCGCCAGCTAGAAGCCGACATTGAACGCCTCGGCGCCGAGATGGCCCACCGCGATGTCACCGAAGAATTCGATCTCGCGTTGGCACGCGCTGAACAAGCTGGGGCGTGGACTCTGGATGCCCGCGTGGCTGAAGTCCTGGCTGGGCTCGGGCTGGAAGGCGTGCCTGCCAGTACCGCTATTGGGGACATGTCGGGAGGCCAACGGCGTCGTTACGCTCTTGCTGCCCTGCTACTCCGACCTGCGGACGGGCTGCTGCTGGACGAGCCGACGAACCACCTCGATGCCAACACTGTGGATTTCCTCATCGGAGAGCTCGAGCGTTTTCCTGGGCCGGTGATTGCCGCCAGCCATGATCGGTGGTTCCTCGACAACTGCGCAACTGACATCATCGACCTCGATCCCGCTTTGGGAGCCGAGGGCGGCTATGGCGAAGACTCCCGCCAGGGCGCCCTCTACACGGGCTCGTTCAGTGACTATCTCGAATGGCGCGCCGCAGCGCGTCGGCGGTGGGAGCACGATTTCGCGATTCAGGAACAAACGCGCCTGGAACTTGAGAACAAGTTGGGTATTTCGGAGTCGGATGTTTTTCACTCCACAGTGTCCAAATCAGAGTCTCGGATTTCCGCCAAGTTCTACTCGGATCGAGCCGCGAAAACCGTCGGCAATCGCTTGTCCGCAACCCGGGCACGCCTGGCAGAGTTGGAGCGCTTCGAAATCCCCGAGCCACACCCGGCACTTTCCTTTAGTCGCCAGCTTGACACTATGAAATTCGGGACTTCAGAGCCACTGCTTCGGTTGGAAAAGATCGCCGTGCCAGGAAGACTCGCACCGTTGACCTTCGAACTCTTTGCTGGGGAATCCGTCTTGGTGACGGGCCCCAACGGCGCCGGGAAGTCGACCCTCCTGGGTGTCGTTGCTGGCGAGATTGCCGAGTTTACGGGCACCCGCACCGTTTTTGATGGCGCGCGGATTGGCTATCTGCCGCAGGACGTCAAATGGCCCTCGCTTGACGCCACGCCTGCGCAGTACTGCGCCAGCCTTGTTGAGCTCGGTTTGTTGGATGATGGGCACATGCACACCCCAATGCGGGAGCTATCCCTTGGTCAGCAGCGCAGGGTAGCCATTGGCATGGTGCTCAGCGATCCTCCACCAGTCTTGCTTCTGGACGAGCCAACCAACCACATCGCCCTCGCCCTGGCCGAAGACTTAGAAGCAGCTCTCGCGAGCTATCCGGGAGTCTGTATCATTGCCAGCCACGACCGGTGGCTGCGATCCCGCTGGCAGGGCCGACGTCTGGATCTGAGCCCACGCTGA
- a CDS encoding YgaP family membrane protein, with product MKPNEGSLDRGLRAVLAIIAAACAAFVTSGTTSIILWVVAAILALTAAVGFCPLYRIFGISTCKVKN from the coding sequence ATGAAACCAAACGAAGGATCCCTCGATCGCGGTCTTCGCGCCGTGCTTGCCATCATCGCAGCTGCTTGCGCAGCTTTTGTTACCTCTGGAACCACGTCCATCATCTTGTGGGTTGTCGCGGCCATCCTCGCGCTCACCGCAGCTGTTGGCTTCTGCCCGCTCTACCGTATTTTCGGCATCTCCACCTGCAAGGTTAAGAACTAG
- a CDS encoding asparaginase encodes MTETAAPNKVVVITTGGTIACTADRNGILLPTVSGEQLVAPVAARFAPGTMDIEVRELTRLDSSSMTFADIDEIVQAVHDVLEDPTVSGVVVTHGTDSMEETAVAVDTFHNDPRPVVFTGSQKPFDHPESDGPNNLFESIVIASDDSAHGIGCLIVFGHAVLPARGATKWHTTEELAFATNGPEEPTRPVPVDLAELAGLDVRIVHAYPGAGRDILDYLKDKKVDGIVVESMGSGNVSTEFAHGLIDVLEAGIPVALSTRVPRGEVLPSYGGVGGGASLHAKGAFPTTYFRSAQARVLLAISIATGRHLATLM; translated from the coding sequence ATGACTGAAACAGCTGCCCCTAACAAAGTCGTTGTCATCACCACAGGCGGAACTATCGCCTGCACGGCGGACCGCAATGGTATTTTGCTCCCCACTGTGTCTGGGGAACAGCTCGTAGCGCCGGTGGCAGCTCGATTCGCCCCGGGCACCATGGACATTGAAGTTCGTGAGCTTACGCGCTTGGATTCATCATCGATGACTTTTGCGGACATCGATGAAATCGTCCAGGCAGTTCACGACGTTCTCGAAGACCCCACGGTATCCGGCGTCGTGGTCACACACGGCACCGACTCCATGGAGGAGACCGCGGTAGCGGTGGACACCTTCCACAATGATCCGCGCCCCGTGGTGTTCACCGGCTCCCAGAAGCCCTTCGACCATCCTGAATCCGACGGGCCGAACAATCTCTTCGAATCCATCGTGATCGCCAGCGACGATTCCGCACACGGCATCGGCTGCTTGATCGTCTTCGGCCACGCGGTACTCCCAGCCCGTGGAGCCACCAAATGGCACACAACCGAGGAGTTGGCCTTCGCCACCAATGGTCCGGAGGAACCAACCCGCCCGGTTCCCGTGGATCTCGCTGAGCTCGCCGGCCTCGACGTCCGTATCGTCCATGCTTACCCTGGCGCGGGTCGCGATATCCTCGACTACCTCAAGGACAAGAAAGTCGATGGAATTGTGGTCGAATCCATGGGTTCGGGCAATGTGAGCACAGAGTTCGCGCACGGGCTTATCGACGTCCTCGAAGCCGGGATCCCCGTCGCCCTTAGCACCCGTGTCCCCCGCGGCGAAGTGCTACCGAGCTATGGCGGCGTAGGTGGTGGCGCATCACTGCACGCAAAGGGCGCCTTCCCAACGACCTACTTCCGCTCCGCACAGGCTCGGGTGTTGCTGGCGATCTCGATTGCTACAGGTCGCCATCTGGCGACTTTGATGTAG
- a CDS encoding DNA polymerase IV, translating to MQRWVLHIDMDAFFASVEQLTRPTLRGRPVLVGGMDGRGVVAGASYEARAYGARSAMPMYQARALVGYSAVTVRPRHVVYQAASRRVFQLVTQRSGVVEQLSIDEAFLEPEELIGASAPQVSQWAEDLRALIWQETGLPASIGAGAGKQFAKIGSGEAKPDGVFVVERDRQHELLDPLPVRKLWGIGPVAEAKLAQVGVETIADFAALSQRDVEITLGKNYGVGLWELARGYDERPVVPRAEAKQVSAEHTYPQDLTTTAQVDEAVQRSARDAHRRLLRDGRGARTITVKTKLASFETESRSMTLPYATDEFATLHASARKLTRYPDQVGPIRLIGVSYSGLELERQDVMFPELDQRVVIETSGNYEAGVRGDVKDAEISVGSEVVHSDSGTSWRSTQDVFHPEFGHGWVQGSGHGVVSVRFETRTTTRSLSRSFAVDDPKLVPADPLDSLDWGDWLATSKSPDGDL from the coding sequence ATGCAGCGCTGGGTTTTACACATCGATATGGATGCATTTTTTGCGTCGGTCGAGCAACTGACCCGACCAACGCTGCGTGGTCGCCCGGTGTTGGTCGGCGGAATGGATGGTCGGGGAGTGGTTGCTGGCGCATCCTATGAAGCCCGTGCGTATGGGGCTCGTAGTGCGATGCCGATGTATCAAGCTCGCGCACTCGTAGGGTATTCAGCGGTCACGGTTCGACCCCGTCATGTTGTGTATCAGGCCGCCTCGCGTCGGGTCTTTCAACTGGTGACGCAGCGCTCCGGGGTGGTCGAACAGCTGTCGATCGACGAGGCGTTTCTAGAGCCCGAGGAGTTGATCGGAGCTAGTGCGCCCCAGGTCAGTCAGTGGGCGGAGGACCTCCGAGCGCTCATCTGGCAGGAAACAGGGCTGCCGGCCTCGATCGGTGCTGGTGCAGGAAAGCAGTTCGCCAAGATCGGCTCCGGAGAGGCCAAGCCGGACGGTGTGTTTGTGGTGGAGCGGGACCGGCAGCATGAGCTTCTCGATCCGCTTCCGGTGCGAAAGTTGTGGGGCATCGGCCCCGTGGCTGAGGCGAAATTGGCTCAGGTCGGTGTGGAAACCATCGCTGACTTCGCGGCGCTTTCCCAGCGTGATGTTGAGATAACCCTTGGTAAGAACTACGGAGTTGGCCTGTGGGAGCTCGCTCGAGGATACGATGAGCGGCCCGTCGTACCACGGGCAGAAGCGAAGCAAGTCAGCGCCGAGCACACCTATCCACAAGATCTCACCACCACCGCGCAGGTGGACGAAGCGGTGCAGCGATCCGCTCGAGATGCGCACCGACGCTTGCTTCGCGACGGCAGAGGCGCCCGCACCATCACGGTGAAAACCAAACTCGCGAGCTTTGAAACCGAATCCCGATCGATGACGCTGCCTTATGCCACCGACGAGTTCGCCACATTGCATGCAAGTGCGCGAAAGCTGACGCGCTATCCCGACCAAGTCGGTCCCATCAGACTCATCGGAGTGTCCTATTCGGGTCTGGAGCTGGAACGACAGGATGTGATGTTTCCGGAACTTGATCAACGCGTGGTTATCGAGACCTCCGGGAACTATGAGGCTGGAGTGCGTGGCGATGTCAAGGATGCAGAGATTTCGGTGGGTAGCGAAGTAGTCCATAGTGACTCTGGCACCTCGTGGCGCAGTACCCAGGACGTGTTTCACCCAGAATTTGGCCACGGCTGGGTGCAGGGTTCGGGCCACGGCGTGGTCTCGGTTCGATTCGAAACCCGCACGACCACCCGCAGCCTTTCCCGGAGTTTCGCTGTCGATGACCCCAAACTAGTACCGGCTGATCCTTTGGACAGCCTCGACTGGGGCGACTGGCTGGCTACATCAAAGTCGCCAGATGGCGACCTGTAG
- a CDS encoding type 2 periplasmic-binding domain-containing protein: MRGVATRWAVGATLCAVGFTAGCASEPRGEMRESERDTILISINDERYQQQAFGEVITGAFVRSGREAYLETERNSMDKPRISRLESGQVDLVVGCTGEFLHYLDPALAEKLSKEYLADKAKGLDPNDGTWRDKVYQAMVGSLPSTLMATDPSNAQGCDNYEGPELPQNVVPVFRETALSRDDRGILNKVTGGISTKDLDTLFDGDQRREATHSRAEALLNKLTF; this comes from the coding sequence GTGAGGGGAGTGGCTACTCGATGGGCAGTGGGAGCGACGCTGTGCGCTGTCGGCTTCACTGCAGGTTGTGCTAGTGAGCCACGAGGTGAGATGCGTGAATCGGAACGAGATACCATCTTAATTTCCATCAATGACGAGAGATACCAGCAGCAAGCCTTTGGCGAAGTGATTACTGGAGCTTTCGTCCGCAGCGGCCGAGAGGCATACTTGGAGACTGAAAGAAACTCCATGGACAAGCCGCGGATCAGTCGATTGGAGTCTGGTCAGGTAGATCTCGTCGTGGGTTGTACTGGCGAGTTTTTGCACTATCTTGATCCGGCGCTCGCGGAGAAACTGTCGAAGGAATATCTCGCAGACAAAGCAAAGGGGTTGGATCCAAATGACGGCACCTGGCGCGACAAGGTTTATCAGGCGATGGTCGGTTCCTTGCCGTCCACGCTGATGGCCACTGACCCCTCCAATGCCCAGGGCTGCGACAACTATGAGGGCCCGGAACTCCCACAGAACGTGGTCCCAGTCTTTCGCGAAACGGCGCTCAGCCGTGACGATCGCGGCATCCTTAACAAGGTCACCGGTGGTATCAGTACAAAGGACTTGGACACACTTTTCGACGGTGATCAGCGACGAGAGGCAACTCATTCACGGGCAGAGGCGCTGCTCAACAAACTCACATTTTAG
- the corA gene encoding magnesium/cobalt transporter CorA, whose protein sequence is MANTFPLPKRPKPDTLPQPPSQETGSKLRVPVERAIERCVIYRDGVPVRGSYNYREALEEVRRSGSGYVWLGLYEPDERQMMLISQAYDVHDLIVEDAVGARQRPKVDRYGDQFFFVIRAVKYTDDAIVTDAKEIIETGEVQMIVGPDFIITIRHGEQSTITGLKKRLELDPERCALGPSAVAWLIADVLVDDYIRIARLLSIDVDELENEVFAPGTSFDIEQIYRLKREILEMRHAIDPLAPALRTLTTNQQGLLSDQISKYFVDVLDHEISAMDLIASHDERLTSLINAGSAKVSMQQNADMRRLSAIVGMAAVPTMIAGIYGMNFENMPELKTQYGYYVVLFIMFASIMGMWWFFKRNKWL, encoded by the coding sequence ATGGCGAACACTTTCCCGCTCCCCAAACGGCCGAAGCCGGATACCCTACCTCAGCCTCCCTCGCAAGAGACAGGATCAAAACTTCGCGTCCCAGTAGAGCGGGCGATCGAGCGTTGCGTGATCTACCGAGACGGAGTACCAGTCCGGGGATCTTACAACTACCGCGAAGCCTTGGAGGAAGTGCGTCGTTCCGGTTCGGGCTACGTGTGGCTCGGTCTTTATGAACCCGATGAGCGCCAAATGATGCTCATCTCCCAGGCCTACGATGTCCACGATCTGATTGTGGAGGATGCCGTGGGCGCGCGACAGCGCCCCAAAGTGGATCGTTACGGCGACCAGTTCTTCTTTGTCATCCGCGCGGTGAAGTACACCGATGATGCCATCGTTACCGACGCTAAAGAGATCATCGAAACCGGCGAGGTCCAAATGATCGTCGGCCCCGATTTCATCATCACGATTCGCCACGGCGAGCAATCAACCATCACCGGCTTGAAAAAGCGCCTGGAGCTCGATCCGGAGCGGTGCGCGCTCGGCCCGTCGGCGGTCGCATGGCTGATTGCTGACGTGCTTGTCGACGACTACATTCGCATCGCCCGCTTGCTGTCCATCGACGTGGATGAGCTGGAAAACGAAGTGTTCGCCCCCGGCACGAGCTTCGATATTGAGCAGATCTATCGCCTGAAGCGAGAGATCCTAGAAATGCGCCACGCCATCGATCCGCTTGCTCCTGCGCTTCGCACCCTCACCACAAACCAACAGGGTTTGCTCTCAGATCAAATCAGCAAATACTTCGTCGACGTCCTCGACCATGAAATCTCTGCCATGGATCTCATCGCCTCACACGATGAACGACTCACCTCCCTGATCAATGCAGGTTCGGCGAAGGTGTCCATGCAGCAGAATGCGGATATGCGTCGCCTATCCGCCATCGTCGGTATGGCGGCGGTCCCAACGATGATCGCTGGCATTTACGGCATGAACTTTGAAAACATGCCGGAGCTGAAGACTCAGTACGGCTATTACGTCGTCCTGTTCATCATGTTTGCTTCCATCATGGGCATGTGGTGGTTCTTCAAACGCAACAAATGGCTCTAA
- a CDS encoding general stress protein: MEPQRKVATPAQVDPRPLPSGWPVGSFATYGEAQAAVDMLSDAGDFPVNELTIVGVNLMEVERVIGRLTWGRVLLGGAASGAWMGVFFGLLMGLFSNNWVAPLIAGILMGVVFGMISAATSYASTRGQRDFSSQTQIVAGRYDVLCSPEHARSARDLISRANLAGKLKVD; encoded by the coding sequence ATGGAACCGCAGCGAAAAGTCGCCACCCCAGCCCAGGTCGACCCGCGCCCGCTCCCTTCCGGGTGGCCGGTGGGCAGCTTTGCCACATATGGGGAGGCTCAGGCGGCCGTCGATATGCTTTCCGACGCTGGTGATTTCCCAGTCAACGAGCTCACAATCGTGGGTGTCAATCTCATGGAGGTTGAGCGCGTAATCGGCCGTCTGACCTGGGGGAGGGTGCTGCTCGGCGGGGCCGCCTCCGGTGCCTGGATGGGCGTATTCTTTGGCCTTCTCATGGGACTGTTCAGCAACAACTGGGTAGCACCTTTGATCGCAGGCATTCTGATGGGCGTTGTCTTTGGCATGATCTCCGCAGCCACGAGTTATGCCAGCACCCGTGGCCAGCGCGATTTTAGCTCCCAGACCCAGATTGTGGCAGGGCGTTACGACGTCCTGTGTTCGCCGGAACACGCAAGGTCGGCCCGCGACCTCATTTCCCGCGCTAACCTAGCGGGAAAGCTGAAAGTGGATTAG
- a CDS encoding magnesium transporter MgtE N-terminal domain-containing protein produces MSTTTRVYAGRLNGMIVRGPDAEPIGRVRDVVVSIRPTTHLSRALGLVVEMTNKRRIFVPLLRVANIDPSDITLVSGSISMRGFKPRSGESTVMQDLVGTKVQVNDPELPHLHYKPVEIADVELERTRTRDWVISRLAVFGDRPKFGRRADLHVVPWAHVLGATSGGFGQTDATTEIIASFDDMRPADIATVMHEMSMLQRQQVAEELDDERLADIIQEMPDDHQAELIEALDIERAADVLEEMDPDDAADLLGELPDAKADVLLELMDPEESAPVRRLMTFSPGTVGALMTPEPLILTPQTTVAEALAMARNPDLPTSLSSLVFVVRPPTATPTGKYLGCVHLQKLLREPPSSLVGGILDPDLPPLYADDTHETAARYFAMYNLVCGPVLDEDNHLLGAVAVDDLLDHLLPEDWRELGLRPDPIHSHTPSSAR; encoded by the coding sequence ATGAGCACTACAACTCGGGTATACGCTGGCCGCCTCAACGGAATGATCGTCAGAGGGCCCGATGCAGAACCCATCGGTCGCGTGCGCGATGTCGTAGTCAGCATTCGCCCGACCACCCATCTCTCCCGGGCCCTGGGACTCGTGGTGGAAATGACGAATAAGCGTCGCATCTTTGTCCCGCTGCTTCGTGTTGCTAACATCGACCCATCAGATATCACGCTGGTGTCCGGCTCGATATCCATGCGAGGTTTCAAGCCTCGTTCGGGTGAATCCACGGTGATGCAGGATCTAGTCGGCACAAAAGTCCAGGTCAATGATCCAGAATTGCCTCATTTGCACTATAAGCCCGTGGAGATTGCTGACGTCGAGCTCGAACGCACCCGCACACGCGACTGGGTCATTTCCCGCTTGGCGGTATTCGGTGATCGTCCGAAGTTTGGTCGTCGCGCCGACCTGCATGTGGTGCCTTGGGCACACGTGCTTGGAGCAACCTCCGGTGGCTTTGGCCAGACGGATGCCACCACCGAGATCATCGCCTCTTTCGATGACATGCGCCCAGCCGATATCGCGACTGTGATGCACGAAATGTCTATGCTGCAGCGCCAACAAGTGGCCGAGGAGCTTGACGACGAACGCCTCGCCGACATCATCCAGGAGATGCCAGACGATCACCAGGCAGAGCTTATTGAGGCACTCGACATAGAGCGCGCAGCGGACGTGTTGGAGGAAATGGACCCGGATGATGCCGCTGACTTGTTGGGCGAGCTTCCCGATGCAAAGGCAGACGTCCTGCTGGAACTGATGGACCCAGAAGAATCCGCTCCAGTCCGACGCCTCATGACATTTTCGCCAGGCACCGTGGGCGCTCTAATGACCCCCGAGCCACTCATTCTTACTCCGCAAACCACGGTGGCGGAGGCGCTTGCAATGGCGCGAAATCCTGATCTGCCTACTTCACTGAGTTCGCTAGTGTTTGTGGTTCGCCCGCCGACAGCGACTCCTACTGGAAAGTACCTCGGGTGCGTCCACCTACAGAAGTTGCTTCGCGAACCGCCGAGTTCGCTAGTTGGCGGCATTCTGGACCCGGACTTACCACCGCTGTATGCGGACGATACGCACGAGACAGCCGCTCGCTACTTTGCCATGTATAACTTGGTGTGTGGTCCAGTGCTCGACGAGGACAATCACTTGCTCGGGGCCGTCGCCGTCGACGACCTGCTCGATCACCTCCTACCGGAGGACTGGCGTGAGCTTGGCTTGCGCCCCGATCCGATTCACTCTCACACCCCTTCATCAGCCCGTTAA
- a CDS encoding DUF1003 domain-containing protein codes for MADKRSQLDTPAVGPRKGILRVDADAVGAFAEKVARFFGTGEYLFWQTVFVIIWIALNAGAWWWSWDPYPFILLNLAFSTQAAYAAPLILLAQNRQEDRDRVTITEDRRRAEETKADTEFLARELASVRLSLGDAVTRDYLRRELEDVQGLLERIEAKLDDESAARIAREHERENDRSSSELSEPRHGDVAEKHQALDEGESPTR; via the coding sequence ATGGCGGACAAACGCTCCCAGCTGGACACTCCCGCTGTTGGTCCCCGCAAAGGCATTCTCCGTGTTGACGCAGATGCTGTGGGCGCCTTCGCCGAAAAAGTCGCTCGATTCTTTGGCACCGGCGAGTATTTGTTTTGGCAGACGGTTTTTGTCATCATTTGGATCGCCCTGAATGCCGGCGCTTGGTGGTGGAGTTGGGATCCATATCCGTTCATCCTGCTTAATCTCGCTTTCTCTACTCAGGCTGCTTACGCGGCCCCGCTGATTTTGCTGGCGCAGAATCGCCAAGAAGACCGCGACCGCGTGACGATCACGGAAGATCGCCGGCGAGCTGAGGAGACCAAAGCCGACACGGAATTTCTGGCCCGAGAGCTGGCCAGCGTTCGCTTGTCCCTTGGTGACGCCGTCACCCGCGACTACCTGCGTCGAGAGCTGGAGGATGTCCAAGGCCTACTCGAACGCATCGAAGCAAAACTGGATGACGAGTCGGCCGCACGCATCGCGCGTGAACACGAGCGGGAGAATGATCGCAGTTCCTCCGAACTGTCAGAACCTCGCCATGGCGATGTCGCTGAAAAGCACCAGGCGCTGGACGAGGGCGAAAGCCCTACGCGGTAG
- a CDS encoding Mrp/NBP35 family ATP-binding protein: MISESDVRAALSRVDDPEIGKPITELGMVKSVAVDGPNVDVEIYLTIAGCPMKTTIVANAEAAIKEIPGIGAVSVSTDVMSDEQRRELRTSLRGHADNPEIPFAKASSTTRVFAVASGKGGVGKSSMTANLAVALAQRGLKVGIVDADIYGHSIPGLFGTDERPTAVDDMIMPVQAHGVKMISIAHFTEGNAPVMWRGPMLQRAIQQFLADVFWGDLDILMLDLPPGTGDVAIAVGQLLPNAELLVVTTPQDAAAEVAERAGTASLQTHQRVAGVIENMGAMVLPDGSTMAVFGEGGGAKVAERLSTLTGTNVPLLGEVPLDPALRQGGDSGMPVVIVAPESPTAVAINKIADSLHKRRDSIAGKTLGLGVSAK; encoded by the coding sequence ATGATTTCTGAATCCGATGTCCGCGCTGCGCTTTCGCGCGTGGATGACCCCGAAATCGGCAAGCCCATCACCGAATTGGGCATGGTGAAATCCGTAGCAGTTGACGGCCCGAACGTCGACGTGGAGATTTATCTCACCATTGCTGGATGCCCGATGAAGACCACCATCGTGGCTAACGCTGAGGCTGCTATCAAAGAGATCCCCGGCATCGGCGCCGTCTCGGTTTCCACCGACGTAATGAGCGACGAGCAGCGTCGCGAGCTGCGCACCTCCCTGCGTGGCCACGCCGACAACCCTGAGATTCCGTTTGCCAAGGCGTCCTCTACTACTCGCGTCTTCGCGGTTGCCTCCGGCAAGGGGGGCGTGGGTAAGAGCTCCATGACGGCCAACCTTGCCGTCGCTCTCGCTCAACGCGGTCTGAAGGTCGGCATTGTCGACGCCGATATCTACGGCCACTCCATCCCGGGCCTGTTCGGCACCGACGAACGGCCCACCGCTGTCGATGACATGATCATGCCTGTTCAGGCACATGGCGTGAAGATGATTTCGATCGCCCATTTCACGGAGGGCAACGCCCCTGTCATGTGGCGCGGACCGATGCTCCAGCGCGCGATTCAACAGTTCCTGGCGGACGTATTCTGGGGCGACCTCGACATTCTCATGTTGGATCTTCCCCCGGGAACCGGTGATGTCGCGATTGCCGTCGGCCAGCTCCTGCCAAACGCTGAACTCCTCGTGGTCACTACCCCGCAAGATGCTGCAGCTGAGGTGGCTGAGCGGGCCGGTACCGCCTCGTTGCAGACGCACCAGCGAGTTGCCGGTGTCATCGAGAACATGGGTGCGATGGTGCTTCCCGACGGCTCCACGATGGCTGTCTTCGGCGAAGGCGGTGGCGCGAAGGTTGCTGAGCGCTTGTCGACGCTCACCGGCACCAATGTCCCACTCCTCGGAGAAGTTCCACTGGATCCTGCCCTGCGCCAGGGCGGCGACTCCGGAATGCCAGTGGTCATCGTCGCACCGGAATCTCCTACTGCAGTAGCGATTAATAAGATTGCGGATTCGCTACACAAGCGTCGCGATTCCATCGCGGGCAAAACCCTGGGGCTTGGCGTTTCCGCCAAGTAG